The Molothrus ater isolate BHLD 08-10-18 breed brown headed cowbird chromosome 9, BPBGC_Mater_1.1, whole genome shotgun sequence genome includes a region encoding these proteins:
- the GPR52 gene encoding G-protein coupled receptor 52, with protein sequence MNQSRWIEWRTLNMSSSVMNISEHLSCPLGFGHYNAVDICILETVVIVLLTFLIIAGNLTVIFVFHCAPLLHHYTTSYFIQTMAYADLFVGVSCLVPTLSLLHYSTGVHESLTCQVFGYIISVLKSVSMACLACISVDRYLAITKPLSYNQLVTPCRLRICISLIWIYSCLIFLPSFFGWGKPGYHGDIFEWCATSWLTNAYFTGFIVCLLYAPAAFVICFTYFHIFKICRQHTKEISDRRARFPNHEGDAAGEAGHSPDRRYAMVLFRITSVFYVLWLPYIIYFLLESSRVLENPALSFLTTWLAISNSFCNCVIYSLSNSVFRLGLRRLSETICSSCVCSKDRDVRDPKPRKRANSCSI encoded by the coding sequence ATGAACCAGTCCCGATGGATTGAATGGAGGACTCTGAATATGAGCAGTAGTGTTATGAACATATCTGAGCACCTCTCCTGCCCTCTTGGATTTGGTCACTACAATGCAGTTGACATCTGTATCCTTGAGACAGTCGTTATTGTCTTGCTAACGTTTTTAATTATTGCGGGTAACTTAACTGTGATATTTGTTTTCCACTGTGCTCCACTCCTGCATCATTACACCACCAGCTACTTTATTCAGACCATGGCCTATGCTGATCTTTTTGTTGGAGTCAGCTGCTTGGTTCCTACTTTGTCACTGCTCCACTACTCAACAGGTGTCCACGAGTCCTTGACTTGTCAAGTTTTTGGATACATCATCTCTGTGCTCAAAAGCGTCTCTATGGCATGTCTTGCTTGCATCAGTGTGGATCGCTATCTCGCTATAACAAAGCCTCTCTCCTATAACCAACTGGTCACACCTTGTCGCTTGAGAATCTGCATCAGTCTCATCTGGATATACTCTTGCCTGATCTTCTTGCCTTCTTTTTTCGGTTGGGGAAAACCTGGTTACCACGGAGATATTTTTGAATGGTGTGCTACCTCCTGGCTAACTAATGCCTACTTTACTGGCTTTATCGTGTGCTTACTCTACGCTCCCGCTGCCTTTGTCATATGTTTCACCTATTTCCACATCTTTAAAATCTGCCGGCAGCACACCAAAGAGATCAGTGACCGCAGAGCTCGGTTCCCTAACCACGagggggatgctgctggggaggctgggcacagccccgaccGCCGCTATGCCATGGTTCTGTTCCGGATAACCAGCGTCTTCTACGTGCTCTGGCTCCCTTATATCATATACTTTCTGCTGGAGAGCTCCAGGGTATTGGAGAACCCAGCACTCTCCTTCCTAACTACGTGGCTTGCTATAAGCAATAGTTTCTGCAACTGTGTGATCTATAGCCTCTCCAACAGCGTTTTCAGGCTGGGACTACGGAGACTGTCAGAGACAATATGTTCATCTTGTGTGTGTTCAAAAGACAGGGATGTACGGGACCCTAAGCCAAGGAAACGAGCTAATTCCTGCTCCATTTAA